In a genomic window of Acropora muricata isolate sample 2 chromosome 2, ASM3666990v1, whole genome shotgun sequence:
- the LOC136909276 gene encoding mis18-binding protein 1-like gives MSLDSLRRVVSGNSGLDEYSQSQSFSDLSTPTEYLGSRSRFEQVFLASPRARELYSPEVTTPQKIMISGKTFDDYVKIAEEYRNRKSSNNNSTIDSFLFNQSVTSAKQNAVADVTNDKEFEVSPFKPAVDELVVKRKIVEALSRLENDNGETCGKQRESTNSTNRNFLCNGSKSGPWRCAYDLNPVGEQTIKHLSSNSAAEPVEGEGFSSESDKDDDVIDVVSTEDDGNAAEQIGSCESHNVVGRKDVLSGDNNVSAYVSKTKAQHGNKNTYDQDVICEDDMVGDNERTEHETSRDIDNSDVDNNKAKNTVNQSQDKSKKHRLNVSNQLHGGKGASKVNTLKLWSIKAVKNRTHMGIVVEGQRSEDLCGEIWHSTAIVLRKDARHVQTKSGSQYELIGPINDKLTLQHGFSTKFVKSFRNGFPVNWLLLVADHFNSLGSSESEDEKQNETHSANKRVNKSRKVKHSTMAVTPAESQYKRKENSTVLQTPENSQLPKEVEMKTTRSGRTVKPPLAWWRGQRIVTDGDHNIEIDPGREEGTSRSSMYSAEFQKPIKIEISSPERGRQEMSNGKGKEGRSSSRIKISGTGKMQTKQDTTEESDASREDKNNNLHKEESRENTKQVTTSPVKYNHMRKRPKRRKQSRIVRSNRKRVTRPNASSAKSGAAMQEEESKNTKSVITVMKSPKQKMNHSLQSVNKQSLQSRENRPRKTRETNPECDITVEENLDVMNDFGTAVISEKQLLSSPSQSARDGRVLNSSKQSPAWKVYGIAAKRPVCASKSPQKVPGNINKELTNTKISLRNSPKNSRQFKEQQKEDENRKSFPASGSQTIKLLPTSEVANKSSCSTEAFEFRDNGSITSDDDIDSLKKRLFFSPRRSLKKRNTQGRLEDNQSENGHQEQQEQQHVQRKRSLRNWAGNNDNVQKYNLRKNSQEKNAPKNDSFTKKTAVHLVREGTNYTQKNTKRSTRASACVDSESDTAVGVEMAPSPPKRVLRHANKQPQKKSEALNGKAFSKEQAFNLSKQVGNKRNRRENCTSKLDERSWSEEEVQRLNEALFTIPGNTPMFWQKISCKVATRSAEQCQWKHQGKEIASNKTLLAPKRIPAKEMKDTGSKVSSQQNGRTVTGGVGTIKRKREIRELLEQQDVDYEDDVFDSTPFKRMKDLKLPFNLSVGSESDAEEDKEDEQREHGTSYKTPGSRTPSSRFRPLGPLPSSTTPSWELISPSLLQPVNRKDVDHYIYKIQQRKRGKQAPGKETLKQIRTSTPKKPSSSRSFPVPVGSEIFEVRPTLDSDSDESEKDDYFSDE, from the exons ATGTCGTTAGACTCGCTTCGACGTGTTGTTTCGGGCAATTCTGGACTTGATGAGTATTCACAGTCGCAGAGTTTCTCAGATCTGTCAACACCAACAGAGTATTTGGGAAGTCGGTCTCGATTTGAGCAGGTTTTTCTTGCAAGTCCAAGAGCTCGG GAGCTTTATTCCCCTGAGGTTACTACTCCGCAAAAAATCATGATTTCTGGAAAGACGTTTGATGATTATGTCAAAATAGCAGAGGAATATCGAAACAGGAAGAGTTCAAACAATAATTCCACCATTGATTCTTTTCTGTTTAATCAGTCTGTGACATCAGCAAAGCAAAATGCCGTTGCTGATGTTACAAATGATAAAGAGTTTGAAGTCAGTCCCTTTAAACCAGCTGTTGATGAGCTTGTagttaaaaggaaaattgtaGAAGCGCTGAGTCGCTTGGAAAATGACAATGGTGAGACATGTGGAAAACAAAGGGAATCAACAAATTCCACAAACAGAAACTTTCTTTGTAATGGCAGCAAAAGTGGCCCATGGAGGTGTGCTTATGACTTAAACCCTGTGGGTGAGCAAACAATTAAACATTTATCAAGTAATTCAGCCGCTGAACCAGTGGAAGGAGAAGGGTTTTCATCTGAAAGTGATAAGGATGACGATGTGATAGATGTTGTATCTACAGAGGATGATGGTAATGCTGCAGAGCAAATTGGATCTTGTGAAAGTCACAATGTTGTTGGCAGAAAGGATGTTTTATCTGGTGACAACAATGTTTCAGCCTATGTTAGTAAAACAAAGGCACAGCATGGAAACAAGAACACTTATGACCAAGATGTTATTTGTGAGGATGATATGGTTGGTGATAATGAAAGAACTGAACATGAGACAAGCAGAGATATTGATAACAGTGATGTTGATAATAATAAAGCTAAAAACACTGTCAACCAAAGCCAAGATAAGAGCAAGAAACATAGGCTAAACGTTTCAAATCAGTTGCATGGAGGAAAG GGAGCATCAAAGGTTAACACCCTGAAACTATGGTCGATAAAAGCTGTCAAGAATCGTACACATATGGGTATTGTTGTGGAAGGTCAAAGAAG CGAAGATCTTTGTGGTGAGATTTGGCACAGTACTGCTATTGTATTAAGAAAAGATGCCAGACATGTGCAGACGAAGAGTGGATCACAATATGAACTGATAGGACCAATTAATGACAAGCTTACTCTTCAGCATG GGTTTTCCACCAAGTTTGTAAAATCCTTCAGGAATGGATTTCCTGTCAACTGGCTACTTCTTGTGGCTGATCACTTTAATTCCCTAGGCAG ttctGAGAGTGAAgatgagaaacaaaatgaaacacaTTCTGCAAATAAGAGAGTAAATAAATCGAGGAAAGTCAAGCATTCTACTATGGCTGTTACTCCAGCTGAATCTCaatataaaaggaaagaaaattccacaG TCTTGCAGACACCAGAGAATTCACAACTGCCAAAAGAAGTGGAAATGAAG ACAACTAGAAGTGGTCGAACAGTGAAGCCCCCTCTTGCTTGGTGGAGAGGACAGAGAATTGTTACAGATGGCGACCATAATATAGAAATCGATCCAGGAAGAGAGGAAGGCACATCTCGTTCTTCCATGTATAGTGCTGAATTTCAGAAACCAATCAAG ATTGAGATATCCAGCCCTGAAAGAGGAAGACAAGAGATGTCTAATGGCAAAGGTAAAGAGGGAAGAAGCTCCtcaagaataaaaataagtgGCACTGGCAAGATGCAAACCAAGCAAGACACCACCGAAGAGTCTGATGCTTCAAgggaagacaaaaacaacaacctCCACAAAGAGGAAAGCAGAGAAAATACGAAACAAGTGACAACAAGCCCTGTGAAGTACAATCATATGagaaaaaggccaaaaagaaggaaacaaagtCGAATAGTGCGGAGCAACAGAAAGAGGGTAACTCGCCCAAACGCTTCCAGTGCGAAGTCTGGTGCTGCAATGcaagaagaagaaagcaaaaataCAAAAAGTGTTATTACTGTCATGAAAAGCCCTAAACAAAAAATGAACCACTCCTTACAATCTGTAAACAAGCAAAGTCTCCAGTCAAGGGAAAATAGACCAAGAAAGACTAGAGAAACAAATCCTGAATGTGATATTAcagtggaagaaaatttagaTGTTATGAACGATTTTGGAACAGCTGTCATTAGTGAAAAGCAACTATTGAGCAGCCCAAGCCAGTCAGCTAGGGATGGAAGAGTGCTTAACAGCTCAAAGCAGTCCCCTGCATGGAAAGTATATGGAATTGCTGCAAAGAGACCTGTGTGTGCTTCAAAATCACCTCAAAAAGTTCCAGGTAACATCAATAAAGAGTTGACCAACACGAAGATCTCACTTAGAAACTCACCAAAAAATTCCCGTCAATTTAAAGAACAGcaaaaagaagatgaaaataGGAAGAGTTTTCCTGCATCTGGGAGTCAAACGATAAAGCTATTGCCAACAAGTGAGGTAGCTAACAAAAGTTCTTGTAGCACTGAAGCATTTGAATTCAGGGACAATGGCAGCATCACGTCAGATGATGACATTGACAGTTTAAAAAAGAGGTTGTTCTTTTCTCCCAGAAGATctttgaagaaaagaaacacaCAGGGACGTTTAGAGGACAATCAATCAGAAAATGGACATCaagaacaacaagaacaacaacatgTTCAGCGAAAAAGGAGTTTACGTAACTGGGCTGGAAACAATGACAATGTGCAAAAATATAACTTAAGAAAAAATTCTCAAGAGAAAAATGCACCAAAAAATGACAGTTTCACAAAGAAGACAGCAGTACACTTAGTGAGAGAAGGAACCAACTACACTCAAAAGAACACTAAAAGATCAACTAGAGCTAGTGCTTGTGTTGATAGCGAGAGTGACACTGCTGTTGGTGTTGAAATGGCTCCTTCTCCTCCTAAACGTGTCTTAAGGCATGCTAATAAACAGCCACAGAAGAAAAGTGAAGCTTTGAATGGCAAAGCATTCAGCAAAGAACAAGCTTTCAATCTGTCTAAACAAGTTGGGAATAAACGTAACAGAAGGGAGAATTGCACATCAAAACTTGATGAAAGGTCATGGAGCGAAGAGGAGGTACAAAGATTGAATGA AGCACTCTTTACAATTCCTGGAAACACTCCAATGTTCTGGCAAAAGATTTCCTGCAAAGTTGCAACACGATCTGCAGAACAGTGTCAGTGGAAACACCAGGGAAAGGAAATTGCTTCCAATAAGACATTACTTGCACCCAAGAGGATTCCTGCAAAGGAGATGAAGGATACAGGATCAAAAG TATCTTCTCAGCAGAATGGGAGGACAGTTACTGGAGGTGTAGGAACAATCAAACGAAAACGAGAGATCAGGGAATTGCTTGAACAACAAGACGTAGACTATGAAGATGATGTCTTTGATTCTACACCTTTCAAAAGGATGAAAGATCTCAAG CTCCCGTTCAACCTTAGTGTTGGCAGTGAAAGTGATGCTGAAGAAGATAAGGAGGATGAGCAAAGAGAGCATGGAACATCATACAAAACACCAGGAAGTCGCACACCAAGCAGTCGATTCCGTCCCCTGGGACCCCTCCCTTCTTCAACAACTCCTAGCTGGGAACTCATCAGCCCTAGCTTGTTACAGCCAGTCAATAG AAAAGACGTGGATCATTACatttacaaaatacaacaacGGAAACGTGGCAAACAAGCACCTGGGAAGGAAACATTAAAG CAAATAAGGACATCTACACCGAAAAAGCCATCATCTAGCCGCAGTTTCCCTGTTCCAGTGGGCTCTGAGATTTTTGAAGTTCGACCCACTTTAGATTCAGACTCTGACGAAAGTGAAAAGGATGACTACTTTTCTGATGAATAA
- the LOC136909282 gene encoding uncharacterized protein: protein MRPDEHKRKQRADYKKKHGISSKKAQPKGDKETSKDEREAQHLEKVDLGENDQANQDQFARRKVNSNWERYEEESCDEEDVLASVQQKGEDYSVLLQQSANPAAHFRFQSEKDWDQELHSSSSEEAASALNIDFVALATSLNSVPLHKRLNISVDCLSLPADLLTEFEQRAMLHRMNQPGLSKTSINNERIESGSNSESKLASANKRDVNHHETGVTIANGSPEQFNSDTKKSTTSSQSCDNMVMKVKLSGKTSHQPPPAKSNNMEEIKTSLKDAYNSVSNAASINGVAGKGMEPGTVITNEDEELEFLLSLDSPRVNRNSITVGKNNLEVKPSSDFSSLKPNTDNQSGRDDDNGLEDWLDSILD from the exons ATGAGACCGGATGAACATAAGAGAAAGCAAAGAGCAGACTATAAGAAAAAACATGGCATTTCCAGTAAGAAGGCCCAGCCAAAGGGAGATAAAGAGACAAGTAAAGATGAGAGGGAAGCACAACATCTCGAAAAAGTTGATTTAGGTGAAAATGACCAG GCTAATCAAGACCAATTTGCAAGAAGAAAAGTCAACAGTAACTGGGAACGATATGAAGAAG AATCCTGTGACGAAGAGGATGTCTTGGCAAGTGTCCAACAGAAGGGAGAAGATTACAGTGTTCTTCTTCAACAATCTG CAAATCCTGCAGCACACTTCCGCTTTCAGTCAGAGAAGGACTGGGACCAAGAATTGCATTCAAGTTCATCTGAA GAGGCTGCATCAGCTTTGAACATTGATTTTGTGGCCTTAGCAACTTCGCTCAACAGTGTTCCCCTGCACAAGCGTTTAAATATCTCTGTTGACTGTTTGAGCCTGCCA GCAGATCTTTTGACTGAATTTGAACAGAGGGCCATGCTGCATAGAATGAACCAACCTGGTTTGAGCAAGACTTCCATTAATAATGAAAGAATTGAATCAGGAAGTAACTCAGAATCCAAGCTAGCCAGTGCCAATAAACGAGACGTGAACCACCATGAAACAGGAGTGACAATTGCTAATGGAAGCCCAGAACAGTTTAATAGCGATACCAAGAAGTCAACAACAAGTTCACAAAGCTGTGATAACATGGTCATGAAAGTTAAACTATCAGGCAAAACTAGCCACCAACCTCCCCCAGCAAAGTCAAACAATATGGAAGAAATAAAGACATCATTAAAGGATGCATATAATTCTGTTTCAAATGCTGCAAGCATAAATGGTGTTGCTGGAAAAGGCATGGAACCAGGCACAGTTATAACGAATGAGGATGAGGAACTAGAATTTCTGCTCTCTCTGGACTCACCCAGAGTTAACAGAAATAGTATTACTGTCGGCAAAAATAATTTGGAG GTGAAACCATCATCAGATTTTTCATCTTTGAAACCAAATACTGACAACCAATCAGGAAGAGATGATGATAATGGCTTGGAGGACTGGCTTGACAGCATACTagactaa